Proteins from a single region of Segatella copri:
- a CDS encoding site-specific integrase, with the protein MNTPDGKTQYVHVWMEKTQKPINVPLSNEALRYMEKKEDPDAKLFKLPTSDATINYHIKKWMKAAKIDKKISYHCSRHTFATMMLTLGADLFTTSKLLGHTNVHTTEIYADVVMNTKVDAVNLVSGFFG; encoded by the coding sequence ATGAACACTCCCGATGGAAAGACTCAGTACGTCCATGTATGGATGGAGAAGACTCAGAAACCTATCAATGTACCACTATCTAATGAGGCTCTTCGATACATGGAGAAGAAGGAAGATCCAGATGCAAAACTCTTCAAACTCCCTACAAGTGACGCAACCATCAACTACCACATCAAGAAATGGATGAAGGCTGCAAAGATAGACAAGAAGATTTCGTACCACTGTAGCCGACATACATTTGCCACAATGATGCTCACCCTTGGTGCAGACCTCTTTACTACAAGTAAGTTGCTTGGTCACACCAACGTTCACACAACTGAGATCTATGCAGATGTGGTGATGAACACAAAGGTCGATGCAGTCAACCTTGTTAGTGGTTTCTTTGGTTGA
- a CDS encoding N-acetylmuramoyl-L-alanine amidase yields the protein MRKIKEIIIHCSATKEGRNFTVADIDRWHRERGLRCIGYHFVIYRDGSIHVGRAIEEVGAHCKGHNSISIGICYIGGLSKKGKPKDTRTRDQKAAMRSLIEQLKEEYPLATIHGHNEFANKACPCFDVKKEWG from the coding sequence ATGCGTAAGATAAAAGAAATCATCATTCATTGCAGTGCGACCAAGGAAGGTCGCAACTTCACCGTAGCGGATATTGACCGCTGGCACCGTGAGCGCGGATTGCGCTGCATAGGTTATCATTTCGTGATTTATCGTGACGGCAGCATTCATGTAGGTCGTGCGATAGAGGAGGTCGGCGCCCATTGCAAGGGCCATAATTCCATCAGTATAGGCATTTGCTACATCGGTGGTTTATCAAAGAAAGGCAAGCCGAAGGATACAAGAACCCGAGACCAGAAAGCGGCAATGCGCTCGCTCATCGAGCAGCTGAAGGAGGAATATCCGTTAGCTACGATTCATGGTCATAATGAGTTTGCCAACAAGGCTTGTCCCTGCTTTGATGTGAAGAAGGAGTGGGGCTAA
- a CDS encoding ArsR/SmtB family transcription factor: MAEKKYCIKTETLAGFAKALGHPARIAIMKFLAKQNTCYFGDIHEELPIAKATVSQHLSALKDAGLIQGEIETPKVKYCMNRENWAYAQQLFSEFFNMELCEKKEDCCK, from the coding sequence ATGGCAGAAAAGAAATACTGTATAAAGACGGAAACACTGGCAGGATTTGCCAAGGCTCTCGGACATCCGGCTCGCATTGCTATCATGAAGTTTCTAGCAAAGCAAAACACTTGCTACTTTGGCGACATTCATGAGGAGTTGCCTATTGCTAAGGCTACTGTAAGTCAGCATTTGTCAGCATTGAAGGATGCAGGATTAATACAGGGTGAGATTGAAACGCCTAAAGTGAAGTATTGCATGAACCGTGAGAACTGGGCGTATGCTCAGCAGCTCTTCTCTGAGTTCTTTAACATGGAATTGTGCGAGAAGAAGGAGGATTGCTGCAAGTAA